GATGTTGCCAAGCCCCCACGACAGCGCCGCGGCCAGCGTCAGCATCATGGTGGTCAGCGTTATGCCCGCCGTGGTTTGCCCTTCCATGCCGGCGGTCGCCAGCATAAACATGCCGAGCGTCGCCACTAAAATGCCGACGATGTGATTCCAGCGCAGCTTCTCCGCCAGGAACAGCGCGCCAAGCAGCAGGGTGAAAAATGCCTGCGCCTGCAGCACCAGCGACGCCAGTCCCGCCGGCATGCCGAGTTTGATGGCAAGGAACAGAAAGGCGAACTGCCCGAAGCTGATGGTCATGCCGTAGACCACCAGCCAGCGCAGCGGAATTGCCGGACGTTTAACAAACAAGATCGCCGGAAACGCCACCAGGCTAAAACGCAGCCCCGCCAGCAAGAAAGGCGGCATGTCCTGCAAACCCAGCTTGATCACCACGAAATTCACGCCCCACGCCACCACAACCAGCAGGGCTAACAACATATCTTTGACTGACATACAGATTCCTTACTGCCGCGATCAGGCGGTTGCCGTCACCGGTGTCGCGATCTCGGCACAACATTCATCACCGACAACCTGAAAAAAATCATCCACCTGCAACGCAACGGAGCGATCTAAGGCGCCGGCGTTGAACCACAGCGTGCCGACATCGCGCAGCCGCGTATCGACACGCAGCGCCAGCCGATCATCAAAACTAAACGGCGGCACCGCCCCCATCACGCACTGCGTTAACTCCTGCGCTTTCTCGGGCGGTGCAAAGCTCGACTTCTTGCCGCCAATAGCGCGCGCGGCGCTTTTGAAGTTGATCTTGCAGTCGCCTGGCACAATCGCCAGCAGGTAACGTGCATCGGCACCATCCGGCATCGTCACTTCCAGCACCA
The sequence above is drawn from the Pantoea nemavictus genome and encodes:
- a CDS encoding YbaK/EbsC family protein — encoded protein: MNTYEKITALLDQHQARYRVVEHEAIGQTDLISEIRGNDLNQAAKAMVLEVTMPDGADARYLLAIVPGDCKINFKSAARAIGGKKSSFAPPEKAQELTQCVMGAVPPFSFDDRLALRVDTRLRDVGTLWFNAGALDRSVALQVDDFFQVVGDECCAEIATPVTATA
- a CDS encoding O-acetylserine/cysteine exporter → MSVKDMLLALLVVVAWGVNFVVIKLGLQDMPPFLLAGLRFSLVAFPAILFVKRPAIPLRWLVVYGMTISFGQFAFLFLAIKLGMPAGLASLVLQAQAFFTLLLGALFLAEKLRWNHIVGILVATLGMFMLATAGMEGQTTAGITLTTMMLTLAAALSWGLGNITNKIILRNRKVPVMSLVVWSALVPVVPFFACSWLFDGEASIVTSLLNISLQTVLALIYLAFIATIVGYAIWGNLLSRYETWRVAPLSLLVPVVGILSAALILGETLSIQQMIGVAVIILGLLVNVFGGMVSQRLLVRT